A window of Leclercia adecarboxylata contains these coding sequences:
- a CDS encoding pirin family protein — MITTRTAKQCGQADFGWLQARYTFSFGHYFDPKLLGYASLRVLNQEVLAPGASFQPRTYPKVDILNLILEGEAEYRDSEGNHVQAKAGEALLIATQPGISYSEHNLSKDKTLTRLQLWLDACPERENPLLQKIDLLDAKQQLLASPDGSSGSLQLRQQVWLHHIELDKGERLSFQLHGPRAYLQSIHGTVHAQTPAEEREALTCGDGAFIRDEANITLVADTPLRALLIDLPV; from the coding sequence ATGATTACGACAAGAACAGCTAAACAGTGCGGACAAGCCGATTTCGGTTGGCTGCAGGCCCGCTACACCTTTTCCTTTGGACACTACTTTGACCCGAAACTGCTGGGCTATGCCTCTTTGCGTGTACTGAACCAGGAGGTGCTCGCGCCGGGGGCCTCGTTCCAGCCGCGTACCTATCCGAAAGTGGATATCCTGAACCTGATTCTTGAAGGCGAAGCAGAGTACCGCGACAGCGAGGGCAACCATGTCCAGGCGAAAGCCGGTGAAGCATTGCTGATAGCCACCCAGCCCGGCATCAGCTATAGCGAACATAACCTCAGCAAAGACAAGACGCTGACGCGTCTGCAGCTGTGGCTGGATGCCTGCCCGGAGCGGGAAAATCCGCTGCTGCAGAAAATCGATCTGCTGGATGCGAAACAGCAGCTGCTGGCCTCGCCGGATGGCAGTTCAGGTAGCCTGCAACTTCGTCAGCAGGTGTGGCTGCATCATATCGAGCTGGATAAAGGGGAGCGTCTGAGTTTTCAGCTGCACGGCCCGCGCGCCTACCTGCAATCTATTCACGGTACGGTTCATGCGCAGACGCCAGCAGAGGAGCGCGAAGCGCTGACCTGTGGGGATGGGGCGTTTATCCGCGACGAGGCGAATATCACCCTGGTGGCCGACACGCCGCTCCGCGCGCTGCTGATTGATTTGCCGGTGTAA
- a CDS encoding phage holin family protein, with product MEDSRQPQGPAKNVLGIGQRILTTLVGIAETRIRLLVVELEEEKANLFQLLLMLGLTMLFAAFGLMSLMVLIIWAVDPQYRLNVMIGTTVVLLLAALIGGIWTMRKVRRSTLLHHTRKELANDRSLLEDDKK from the coding sequence ATGGAAGATTCACGTCAACCACAAGGACCCGCAAAAAACGTCCTCGGTATCGGACAGCGGATTTTAACCACACTTGTCGGCATCGCAGAGACGCGTATCCGACTGCTGGTGGTTGAACTGGAAGAAGAGAAAGCGAACCTCTTCCAGCTGCTACTGATGCTGGGGTTGACCATGCTCTTCGCCGCCTTTGGCCTGATGAGCCTGATGGTATTGATTATCTGGGCAGTCGATCCGCAGTATCGTCTTAACGTGATGATTGGCACCACCGTGGTGCTACTGCTTGCTGCCCTGATAGGGGGAATATGGACGATGCGTAAAGTGCGTCGCTCCACCCTGTTACATCATACCCGTAAGGAACTGGCCAACGATCGGTCGTTGCTGGAGGATGACAAAAAGTGA
- a CDS encoding serine dehydratase subunit alpha family protein, whose amino-acid sequence MSEQINPLWNLFIHAVQEEVKPALGCTEPVSLALACAIAAEQLTGEITHIEAWVSPNLMKNGLGVTVPGTGMVGLPVAAALGAIGGNPRGGLEVLKDASSEAITRAKALLAAGKVQVKLQQPCDEILYSRAIVYAGAESASVTIAGGHTRVVQIGYQGETRFMLDEQPQCADDDPLKMLSGTSLSQIMEFVEQVPFFAIRFILEAGRLNDALSREGLTGKWGLHIGATLQKQRARGFIDQSLGSEIIIRTSAASDARMGGATLPAMSNSGSGNQGIAATMPVLVVAEYLKADEEKLARALMLSHLSAIYIHYQLPRLSALCAATTAAMGAAAGMAWLLDGRYKSVSMAISSMIGDVSGMICDGAANSCAMKVSTSVASAWKSVMMALDDCAVTGNEGIVAHDVEQSIANLCSLACRSMQATDQQIIEIMAEKAS is encoded by the coding sequence ATGTCTGAGCAAATAAACCCTTTGTGGAATCTGTTTATTCACGCGGTGCAGGAGGAGGTTAAACCTGCCCTGGGATGTACAGAACCTGTTTCGCTGGCGCTGGCTTGTGCCATCGCGGCTGAACAGTTAACCGGAGAAATTACGCACATTGAGGCATGGGTTTCACCGAATTTAATGAAAAATGGCCTGGGCGTGACGGTGCCAGGTACCGGAATGGTCGGTCTGCCTGTTGCGGCTGCGCTGGGTGCGATTGGTGGCAACCCCCGGGGCGGGCTGGAGGTTTTAAAGGATGCTTCATCCGAGGCGATTACCCGCGCTAAAGCGTTACTGGCGGCAGGAAAGGTGCAGGTAAAACTGCAACAGCCCTGCGACGAAATCCTCTATTCCCGCGCCATTGTTTATGCCGGGGCGGAATCGGCAAGCGTCACCATTGCGGGAGGGCATACGCGGGTCGTGCAGATCGGCTATCAGGGCGAAACCCGCTTTATGCTGGATGAACAACCGCAATGCGCTGACGACGATCCGCTGAAGATGCTGTCGGGCACGTCGCTGTCGCAGATCATGGAGTTCGTTGAGCAGGTTCCATTTTTCGCCATCCGTTTTATCCTGGAAGCCGGGCGACTGAACGACGCGCTCTCCCGCGAGGGATTAACCGGCAAGTGGGGGCTCCATATTGGCGCGACATTGCAAAAACAGCGGGCGCGTGGCTTTATCGACCAGAGTCTGGGCTCGGAAATTATCATCCGCACCAGCGCCGCGTCAGATGCCCGCATGGGCGGTGCGACACTGCCTGCCATGAGCAATTCCGGCTCGGGTAATCAGGGGATCGCTGCAACGATGCCTGTCCTGGTCGTGGCGGAATATCTCAAGGCTGATGAGGAAAAACTGGCGCGGGCGCTGATGCTTTCGCACCTGTCGGCAATCTATATCCATTACCAGCTTCCCCGCCTGTCGGCGTTGTGCGCTGCAACGACCGCAGCCATGGGGGCGGCGGCAGGTATGGCATGGCTACTGGACGGGCGCTATAAGTCTGTCTCGATGGCGATAAGCAGTATGATTGGCGACGTCAGCGGTATGATCTGTGATGGAGCAGCCAACAGCTGTGCTATGAAGGTGTCAACCAGCGTGGCAAGCGCCTGGAAGTCGGTAATGATGGCGCTTGATGATTGCGCCGTGACCGGCAACGAAGGGATAGTTGCGCACGATGTGGAACAGTCCATCGCCAATCTGTGCTCGCTGGCATGCCGTTCGATGCAGGCAACCGATCAACAGATCATTGAGATCATGGCGGAGAAAGCATCCTGA
- a CDS encoding DUF1254 domain-containing protein: MRQLNNGNWLPQQEAASLSDELYYQDAIHAYIQTLPLLNTIGLRDGSEAAFGKGYNVLPVWKERMDSRAMVPTPNGDVIYSMSYLDLKETGPLVVKAPANVIGMFTDFFQKTITDVGAIGPDRARGGLYLLLPPDYDGPVPQGYYAFKSSTYNVFLFFRTVMGKGEGKPDPTPAVKSAETTRIYPLWDVEKEVKPMQFPDASGKRVNMMYPTDSAYWKKLKDFVDYEPLTAIPPETRSALLSIGIVKGKPFAPTAQQQALLKKAVETAPRMILARRQVGRDDHRQLYYKNRQYENSWAGATANWMQYGTLDENQRAGFFQIAYSSAAAMVMHTTGAGSKYPYTTRDNTGKHLDGGNTYKLHLPPNPPAGLFWAVTAYNITDGTMPETDQLLPSTNGYYNLPKNADGSIDIWFGPKKPEGVADTAFIKTIPDRNFLVALRLYGTEDGFYDQTWVPDDLVQMNK; encoded by the coding sequence ATGCGACAACTGAATAACGGTAATTGGTTACCTCAGCAAGAGGCGGCCAGTTTAAGTGACGAACTCTACTATCAGGATGCCATTCACGCTTATATACAGACCTTACCTTTACTTAACACCATAGGTTTGCGCGACGGTTCAGAAGCCGCTTTCGGTAAAGGCTACAACGTTCTGCCCGTCTGGAAAGAACGTATGGATAGCCGGGCTATGGTGCCAACGCCGAATGGCGACGTCATTTATTCCATGAGCTACCTGGATCTAAAAGAGACGGGGCCACTGGTGGTAAAAGCGCCAGCAAATGTGATTGGTATGTTCACCGATTTTTTCCAGAAAACCATCACCGATGTGGGTGCCATTGGCCCGGATCGTGCGCGTGGCGGTCTCTATCTTCTGTTACCGCCTGACTACGATGGACCGGTTCCGCAAGGATATTACGCGTTTAAATCCTCTACCTATAACGTGTTCCTCTTCTTCCGGACCGTCATGGGAAAAGGTGAAGGTAAACCCGATCCAACCCCTGCGGTGAAAAGTGCCGAAACCACACGTATTTACCCGCTGTGGGATGTGGAAAAAGAGGTGAAGCCGATGCAGTTCCCGGATGCCAGCGGGAAACGCGTCAATATGATGTATCCAACAGATAGCGCTTACTGGAAAAAGCTGAAGGACTTTGTTGATTACGAGCCGCTGACCGCTATTCCGCCGGAGACCCGCAGCGCCCTTCTGAGCATTGGTATTGTGAAAGGCAAACCCTTTGCACCGACGGCGCAACAACAGGCACTGCTGAAGAAGGCGGTTGAAACTGCGCCTCGCATGATCCTCGCACGCCGACAGGTGGGTCGCGACGATCACCGCCAGCTGTACTACAAAAATCGCCAGTACGAGAACTCATGGGCTGGCGCCACGGCTAACTGGATGCAGTACGGCACGCTGGATGAAAACCAACGTGCTGGCTTCTTCCAGATCGCCTATTCCAGCGCAGCCGCAATGGTAATGCACACCACAGGGGCGGGCTCAAAATATCCGTACACCACCAGGGATAATACCGGCAAACATCTTGACGGTGGCAACACCTATAAATTGCATCTGCCGCCAAATCCTCCTGCAGGACTGTTCTGGGCGGTGACGGCTTATAACATCACTGACGGCACGATGCCTGAAACCGATCAGCTACTGCCGTCCACCAACGGGTACTACAACCTGCCGAAGAACGCCGATGGTTCTATTGATATCTGGTTTGGGCCGAAAAAACCGGAGGGCGTCGCTGATACCGCATTCATCAAAACGATACCTGACCGAAATTTCCTCGTGGCATTACGTCTGTATGGCACTGAAGATGGGTTCTATGACCAGACCTGGGTTCCGGACGATTTGGTACAAATGAATAAGTAA
- a CDS encoding YqjK-like family protein, giving the protein MSRSRSEREREKAFLLSQIQQQRLDLSAGSRNWLEATQSYDRGWTMLLNLRAWALVGSSILAVKAVRHPNRLIRWARRGFGIWSAWKLVKTTLTQQQLRKSETH; this is encoded by the coding sequence GTGAGCAGAAGCCGATCGGAACGTGAGCGAGAGAAAGCCTTCCTGCTGAGCCAGATCCAGCAGCAACGGCTTGATCTCTCTGCCGGCAGCCGTAACTGGCTGGAAGCGACGCAAAGCTACGATCGCGGATGGACTATGCTCCTCAACCTGCGCGCCTGGGCGCTGGTGGGCAGCAGTATCCTGGCGGTGAAGGCGGTTCGCCATCCGAACAGGCTGATCCGCTGGGCGCGCCGTGGCTTTGGTATCTGGAGCGCCTGGAAGCTGGTTAAAACCACCCTGACCCAGCAGCAGCTTCGCAAATCCGAAACGCACTGA
- a CDS encoding helix-turn-helix domain-containing protein — translation MQFVFEKIHEHYRTLELNKHQTEVISCAKNFTLNANEPLIIEPGSIYYVAEGVLSIAMDEDPRIIGTTIEYMPIGLLEHLCPVISFNYMTLTAAKILQISYDDFERIFFDTSSSYMKELATILSYMLIVTLDVHVERRTDSGYHTIKAMLRRYLYRRTVNTQENEGIANFIIRRTNLSRSYVFRVLAELKEGQYITVKKGKLISIDRTLPHDF, via the coding sequence ATGCAGTTTGTCTTTGAAAAAATTCATGAGCATTACAGGACTCTTGAGCTTAATAAACATCAGACAGAAGTTATTTCTTGTGCGAAAAATTTTACCCTCAACGCAAATGAACCGCTTATTATAGAACCCGGTTCAATTTATTATGTTGCAGAAGGCGTATTATCAATCGCGATGGATGAAGATCCCAGAATCATTGGCACCACCATCGAATATATGCCCATCGGTCTTCTGGAGCATCTGTGCCCGGTCATCTCCTTTAACTATATGACGCTTACTGCCGCAAAAATATTACAAATAAGTTATGATGATTTTGAACGGATATTTTTCGACACATCTTCGAGTTATATGAAAGAGCTGGCGACAATTCTTTCCTATATGCTTATTGTAACTTTAGATGTTCATGTCGAAAGAAGAACGGATTCTGGCTATCACACTATCAAAGCCATGTTACGACGCTATCTTTACAGAAGAACCGTGAACACCCAGGAAAATGAGGGGATTGCGAACTTTATCATTCGCAGGACTAATCTTTCCAGAAGTTATGTCTTTCGGGTACTCGCAGAATTAAAGGAAGGACAATACATTACCGTCAAGAAAGGGAAGCTGATTTCAATCGACAGAACCCTGCCGCATGACTTTTAG
- a CDS encoding LysR family transcriptional regulator: MAKERALTLEALRVMDAIDRRGSFAAAADELGRVPSALSYTMQKLEEELDVVLFDRSGHRTKFTNVGRMLLERGRVLLEAADKLTTDAEALARGWETHLTLVTEALVPTAALYPLVERLADKANTQLSIITEVLAGAWERLEQGRADIVIAPDMHFRSSSEINSRKLYTVMNVYVAAPDHPIHQEPEPLSEVTRVKYRGVAVADTARERPVLTVQLLDKQPRLTVSTLEDKRQALLAGLGVATMPYPFVEKDIAEGRLRVVSPEYTSEVDIIMAWRRDSMGEAKSWCLREIQKLFTQK, translated from the coding sequence ATGGCTAAAGAAAGAGCATTGACCCTTGAAGCGCTGCGCGTGATGGACGCCATCGACCGTCGCGGTAGCTTTGCTGCAGCAGCAGATGAACTGGGGCGCGTGCCATCTGCCCTGAGCTACACCATGCAGAAGCTGGAAGAAGAGCTGGACGTGGTGCTCTTTGACCGCTCCGGTCACCGAACAAAATTCACCAACGTCGGGCGAATGCTGCTGGAGCGCGGACGCGTGTTGCTTGAGGCGGCGGATAAACTGACCACCGATGCCGAAGCCCTGGCCCGCGGCTGGGAAACGCACCTGACGCTGGTGACCGAAGCGCTGGTGCCTACCGCGGCGCTCTACCCGCTGGTGGAACGTCTGGCGGATAAAGCCAATACCCAGCTTTCCATTATCACCGAAGTGCTCGCCGGGGCGTGGGAGCGGCTGGAGCAGGGCCGGGCGGATATTGTGATTGCGCCGGACATGCACTTCCGCTCTTCGTCGGAGATCAACTCCCGCAAGCTCTATACCGTGATGAATGTGTATGTCGCCGCACCGGATCACCCGATTCATCAGGAACCCGAGCCGCTGTCTGAAGTGACCCGCGTAAAATACCGCGGCGTGGCGGTGGCCGATACCGCCCGCGAGCGTCCGGTGTTAACCGTTCAGCTGCTTGATAAACAGCCGCGCCTCACCGTCAGTACGCTGGAAGATAAGCGCCAGGCGCTGCTGGCCGGACTGGGCGTGGCCACCATGCCTTATCCGTTTGTCGAAAAAGATATTGCCGAAGGGCGTCTGCGGGTCGTCAGCCCGGAGTACACCAGTGAAGTGGATATCATTATGGCGTGGCGCCGCGACAGCATGGGCGAAGCCAAATCCTGGTGTTTGCGCGAGATCCAGAAGCTGTTCACCCAGAAATAG
- a CDS encoding glutathione S-transferase family protein produces MGQLVDGVWQDTWYDTKSTGGRFKRSVSAFRNWLTADGAPGPSGEGGFAAEKDRYHLYVSLACPWAHRTLIVRALKGLESLIPVSVVHPLMLENGWTFGDDFPAATGDSLYHHDFLYQLYLRADPHYTGRVTVPVLWDKKNQTIVSNESAEIIRMFNTAFDAQGARAGDYYPPALREKIDELNSWIYDNVNNGVYKAGFATSQEAYDEAVTNVFKSLERLEQILGQHRYLTGDQLTEADIRLWTTLVRFDPVYVTHFKCDKHRISDYLNLYGFLRDIYQMPGIAETVDFDHIRNHYYRSHKTINPTGIISIGPWQDLNEPHGRDVRFG; encoded by the coding sequence ATGGGACAACTCGTAGACGGCGTCTGGCAGGATACCTGGTATGACACCAAATCAACCGGGGGACGTTTCAAACGTTCTGTTTCGGCATTCCGTAACTGGCTCACCGCCGACGGCGCGCCGGGCCCGAGTGGCGAAGGTGGCTTTGCGGCCGAAAAAGATCGTTATCACCTCTATGTTTCTCTCGCCTGTCCGTGGGCGCACCGTACCCTGATCGTCCGCGCCCTGAAGGGGCTGGAATCGCTGATCCCCGTTTCGGTGGTGCATCCACTGATGCTGGAGAACGGCTGGACCTTTGGCGACGACTTCCCGGCGGCGACCGGCGACTCGCTCTATCACCATGATTTTCTCTACCAGCTCTACCTGCGCGCCGATCCGCACTACACCGGCCGCGTTACCGTGCCGGTACTGTGGGACAAGAAAAATCAGACCATCGTCAGCAATGAGTCCGCCGAAATCATCCGCATGTTTAACACCGCGTTTGATGCTCAGGGTGCCCGGGCGGGCGATTACTATCCGCCAGCGCTGCGCGAAAAGATTGATGAGCTGAATAGCTGGATCTACGACAACGTCAATAACGGCGTCTATAAGGCCGGTTTTGCCACCAGCCAGGAAGCCTATGATGAGGCCGTGACCAACGTCTTTAAGTCGCTGGAGCGTCTGGAGCAGATCCTGGGTCAGCACCGCTATCTTACCGGCGACCAGCTGACCGAAGCGGATATTCGTCTGTGGACCACGCTGGTGCGCTTTGACCCGGTTTACGTCACCCATTTCAAGTGCGACAAACACCGGATCAGCGATTACCTCAACCTGTACGGTTTCCTGCGCGACATTTATCAGATGCCAGGGATCGCGGAAACGGTCGATTTTGACCACATCCGTAACCACTACTATCGCAGCCACAAAACCATCAATCCGACGGGCATTATTTCCATTGGCCCGTGGCAGGATCTGAACGAGCCGCACGGACGCGACGTCCGCTTCGGCTAA
- a CDS encoding Spy/CpxP family protein refolding chaperone — translation MKKMFRIALLTASLTGFAGVAQAAEVTTAPQPAQDPVVQQLKLSSEQTAKIKALHQQLEENVSKIPTSDVKNGALIDVIHSGKWDEKAVKGQLAAIGHIEEQARYYRVKYYFDVSQILTPEQRAEVRSQIAQALSQ, via the coding sequence ATGAAAAAGATGTTCCGTATCGCGCTGTTAACGGCCTCGCTGACAGGCTTTGCTGGCGTGGCACAGGCTGCAGAGGTGACAACCGCGCCGCAGCCTGCCCAGGATCCTGTCGTGCAGCAGCTAAAACTCAGCAGCGAACAGACCGCGAAGATTAAGGCTCTGCACCAGCAGCTGGAAGAAAACGTCAGTAAGATCCCAACCAGCGACGTGAAAAATGGCGCCTTGATCGACGTGATCCATTCCGGTAAATGGGATGAGAAAGCGGTGAAAGGCCAGCTGGCTGCCATCGGCCACATTGAGGAGCAGGCGCGTTACTATCGCGTGAAATATTACTTCGATGTCAGCCAGATTCTGACCCCGGAACAGCGCGCCGAGGTACGCTCACAGATCGCCCAGGCGTTGAGCCAGTAA
- a CDS encoding DoxX family protein — translation MKKLEDVGVLVARVLMPILFITAGWGKIGGYAGTQQYMEAMGVPGFLLPLTILLELGGGLAILFGFLTRTTTLFTAGFTLLTAFLFHSNFAEGVNSLMFMKNLTIAGGYLLLAITGPGAFSIDRVLNKKW, via the coding sequence ATGAAAAAATTAGAAGATGTTGGTGTACTGGTAGCGCGCGTTCTGATGCCAATCCTGTTTATTACTGCAGGCTGGGGCAAAATCGGTGGTTACGCCGGTACGCAGCAGTACATGGAAGCAATGGGCGTTCCGGGGTTCCTGCTGCCGTTAACCATTCTGCTTGAACTGGGTGGTGGTCTGGCAATTCTGTTCGGTTTCCTGACCCGCACTACCACGCTGTTCACCGCAGGCTTTACCCTGCTGACCGCATTCCTGTTCCACAGCAACTTTGCGGAAGGCGTGAACTCCCTGATGTTCATGAAAAACCTGACCATCGCAGGCGGTTACCTGCTGCTGGCTATTACCGGCCCGGGTGCGTTCAGCATTGACCGCGTCCTGAATAAGAAGTGGTAA
- a CDS encoding DUF805 domain-containing protein has protein sequence MDWYLKVLRNYIGFKGRARRKEFWMFTLVNFILICVLGLIDKMLGWERAGGEGILTTLYGLLVLLPSWAVLFRRLHDTDRTAWWLLLVLIPIIGWVIILIFNCQRGTEGENRFGPDPLLNK, from the coding sequence ATGGACTGGTATCTGAAAGTTCTGCGAAATTATATTGGGTTTAAAGGTCGCGCCCGGCGCAAAGAGTTCTGGATGTTCACCCTGGTGAACTTCATTCTGATTTGTGTGCTGGGGTTAATCGACAAGATGCTGGGCTGGGAGCGGGCTGGCGGTGAAGGCATTCTGACCACCCTGTATGGCTTGCTGGTGCTGCTGCCCTCTTGGGCCGTGCTCTTTCGCCGTCTGCATGATACCGACCGAACGGCGTGGTGGCTGCTGCTGGTACTGATCCCGATCATCGGCTGGGTGATCATTCTGATCTTCAACTGCCAGCGCGGTACGGAAGGTGAAAACCGCTTTGGGCCGGATCCGTTGCTAAACAAATGA
- a CDS encoding amino acid permease, with product MDTATNNNVIVKDSPAARRAGMSESEWREAIKFDSNDTGWVIMSIGMAIGAGIVFLPVQVGLMGLWVFLLSSIIGYPAMYLFQRLFINTLAESKECKDYPSVISGYLGKNWGILLGALYFVMLVIWMFVYSTAITNDSASYLHTFGVTDGLLSENPFYGLLLICILVAISSRGEKLLFKVSSLMVLTKLLVVAALGVSMIGMWHLYNVGALPPMGLLIKNAIITLPFTLTSILFIQTLSPMVISYRSRSKSIEVARYKALRAMNIAFGILFVTVFFYAVSFTLAMGHEEAVKAYEQNISALAIAAQFISGDGAGWVKIVSVILNIFAVMTAFFGVYLGFREATQGIVMNILRRKLPADKINESTVQRGIMVFAILLAWSAIVLNAPVLSFTSICSPIFGMVGCLIPAWLVYKVPALHKYKGVSLVIIIITGLLLCVSPFLAFS from the coding sequence ATGGATACGGCAACAAATAATAACGTGATTGTGAAAGATTCCCCGGCGGCAAGACGGGCTGGAATGAGTGAGAGTGAATGGCGGGAAGCGATTAAATTCGACAGTAATGATACCGGTTGGGTCATCATGAGTATCGGTATGGCCATTGGGGCAGGAATTGTTTTTCTGCCGGTTCAGGTGGGATTAATGGGGCTGTGGGTTTTTTTGCTCTCGTCCATTATTGGTTATCCGGCGATGTATCTGTTCCAGCGGCTTTTTATCAATACGCTGGCGGAATCAAAGGAGTGCAAAGATTACCCGAGCGTTATTAGCGGTTATCTGGGTAAAAACTGGGGCATTCTTTTAGGGGCGCTCTATTTTGTCATGCTGGTTATCTGGATGTTTGTTTATTCCACGGCCATCACTAACGACAGCGCCTCTTATCTGCATACCTTTGGCGTGACGGATGGCTTGCTGTCAGAAAACCCTTTCTACGGCTTATTACTGATCTGTATTCTGGTGGCGATCTCTTCCCGGGGTGAAAAACTGCTGTTTAAAGTATCAAGCCTGATGGTGCTTACCAAACTGCTGGTGGTAGCGGCTCTGGGTGTATCGATGATTGGCATGTGGCATCTCTATAACGTTGGCGCACTGCCGCCGATGGGGCTGCTGATCAAGAACGCCATTATTACGCTGCCGTTTACCCTGACATCCATTCTGTTTATCCAGACGCTTAGCCCAATGGTGATCTCCTATCGTTCGCGTTCAAAATCGATCGAGGTGGCACGCTATAAGGCTTTGCGGGCAATGAATATCGCGTTTGGTATTCTGTTTGTCACGGTCTTCTTCTATGCGGTCTCTTTTACCCTGGCGATGGGGCATGAGGAAGCGGTCAAAGCCTATGAGCAGAATATTTCCGCCCTGGCAATTGCCGCGCAGTTTATTAGCGGTGATGGTGCCGGTTGGGTAAAAATCGTCAGCGTTATTCTGAACATCTTCGCCGTGATGACGGCTTTCTTTGGCGTCTATCTCGGTTTTCGCGAAGCGACGCAGGGCATCGTGATGAATATCCTGCGCCGCAAACTGCCAGCGGATAAAATTAACGAATCCACCGTTCAGCGCGGCATTATGGTATTTGCCATCCTGCTTGCCTGGAGCGCCATTGTACTAAACGCTCCTGTGCTGAGTTTCACCTCTATCTGCAGCCCTATTTTTGGCATGGTGGGCTGTTTAATTCCGGCGTGGCTGGTCTACAAAGTCCCCGCGCTGCATAAATACAAAGGCGTGTCGCTGGTCATTATTATAATCACCGGACTACTGCTTTGTGTTTCTCCTTTCCTTGCTTTTTCCTGA